A genomic region of Planococcus kocurii contains the following coding sequences:
- the rsmA gene encoding 16S rRNA (adenine(1518)-N(6)/adenine(1519)-N(6))-dimethyltransferase RsmA yields the protein MTKDIATPIRTQEIMAKYGLKVKKSLGQNFLIDPNILRKIVGQAKLTKKSAAIEIGPGIGALTEHLAREAGKVLAFEIDQRLLPVLEDTLSPYDNIAIIHSDILKADVQAAIDRELEGYDDIVVVANLPYYVTTPIILKLLLEKLPIRGMVVMLQKEVAERITAKPGTKAYGSLSIAIQYYTQAEMALTVPKSVFLPQPNVDSAVIRMTKRDVPEVVVIDEDFFFTVTRGSFVQRRKTILNNLQVAMPLGKEKKELILTALAEAEIDPTRRGETLTIKEFGLLADKLYAYFG from the coding sequence ATGACTAAAGATATTGCCACACCTATTCGAACGCAAGAAATTATGGCGAAATATGGGTTGAAAGTAAAGAAAAGCTTAGGACAAAACTTTTTAATCGATCCGAATATTTTGCGTAAAATTGTTGGGCAAGCGAAATTGACCAAGAAGTCTGCAGCAATTGAAATCGGTCCAGGAATTGGTGCTTTAACAGAACATTTGGCAAGAGAAGCCGGAAAAGTATTAGCTTTTGAAATTGATCAACGATTATTACCGGTGCTCGAGGATACTTTATCGCCTTATGATAACATTGCCATTATTCATTCGGATATTTTAAAAGCAGATGTCCAAGCAGCGATTGATCGTGAACTGGAAGGGTACGATGACATCGTGGTCGTGGCCAACTTGCCCTATTACGTAACGACACCGATTATTTTAAAGTTATTACTCGAAAAGCTGCCAATTCGCGGCATGGTCGTTATGTTGCAAAAAGAGGTCGCTGAGCGCATTACAGCTAAACCAGGTACAAAAGCTTATGGATCACTTTCTATCGCTATCCAGTACTACACACAGGCTGAAATGGCATTGACTGTTCCTAAGTCTGTATTTTTGCCGCAACCCAATGTTGATTCGGCTGTTATCCGCATGACCAAACGCGACGTGCCAGAAGTCGTGGTAATTGATGAAGACTTCTTCTTTACCGTTACGAGAGGGTCGTTCGTACAACGCAGAAAAACCATTTTGAACAATCTTCAAGTTGCTATGCCTTTAGGTAAAGAGAAAAAAGAGTTGATTTTAACAGCATTAGCAGAAGCAGAAATTGATCCAACAAGACGTGGAGAAACGTTAACGATTAAGGAGTTTGGACTGTTGGCAGATAAATTGTATGCATATTTCGGATGA